GTGGGAACAATTCcatttattagtaaaattgaaACAGTATTTCTCATTACTTAAATACTGAAAAGGTTGTTAAGTAGTAAAGGAACAAGCTAAATTTTTCTGGGAACAGGAGCATTTCATTCCTTTATTAGAGATATCCTGTCAAGATTTTAAGGAAATGCTAATAATCTTCCAAGCAAAGCTAATTGTATATATGTGCCAGAGGAGCAGTGGAAACAGTTTCCCTAATTCTTACATTGTACCATAATAACTACTCTTGATGCATGCATTGCTCTTACAAAAGAATCTATTCTCTTGGCAGTTATGTCTTGAAGCTGGAAAAGGCTGAAGTGTATCGATTACCATATTTGGCAAGTGGTGGACCTGGATTTGGTATGTAATTCATCTATGCTTTTGACCATTTTTGGACGGGAAAATTCTGGGTATTTAAGTTTTCTGTGTTGGTGTTTCAGCTCTTCTTGAAGCTGCAAGAAAGATTAATTTCACAGATACCTTAAGCCAAATAGCAGCTGGCTTTGCATCTGAAAGGTACAATGCTCTTGGGGAATTGAATATCTTGACATATGTTTCTTCTTTATGTGTTTATGGCACAGGTTTCTAAGGTTTCGCATAGAAGTTGTATACATTCCGTAATCTTAATCTTAGAAGTCAAAATCCAGATCCAGAACATTGTACACCGGacataaataaatagtttttaatgCCTAACCATATTAAAAACTAGTTGATATGGTGTGTTAAGAACTATACTGCAGTTTCagcttttaattattttatgtatctTATGTGGTAGAAACCTGCAAGATTCAATGTCATTGCAAAGTCCAAAACATGATTCCTCATTTTCAAGAATCATTGACAATAAGCATGCTGCTGGTTGCAAAATGGGGATAGCATCTTTTTTCCCCCCCTCCAGGTTCCTGTTTCAGGGTTTGAAAAGGTGTAAAACAGTCGCAGCAAGAGTATACAAAGATAATCGCCTTAAAAAAATGATCGATAAAAGTAAAGTATAAGATAGAATCAAACCCTGAAGTTTGGAGCATCAATAAAACCCAAAATGAATTCAAAAGAAGCTAGCAAAGGAATAATGGAAACCCAAGAAAATGAAGTACTTAGAAATCACATCCTTATAGCTTACCCTTACCCGTAAACACAGGCTTCTTCCTTTGTGGTCAAATGCTCAATATAGAGCAAGAAGAAACTGCTCCAAATGGATTAAAGCCCCCAGCCTCCAAGCTCAAGTGCCTGTGTCTTCTAGCTGCCTTTTTTGTTTGTGTATGCTCACTAGTCTTGCATTCTAGTTCCTAATTTATGTTTGAGTTGCACTAGAGGTTCAATGTGCCATTCGTTGTGCAATGCTAGGACTCATAGCCTTATGGGTATTTTGATGGTGAAAATATCCAAGTTTTTCCATCCCCTTCATGAAGTTTGATGTgctcaaatttttatttgaagattagTTATTAgttgtacgtatatatatttgaaatatgaTACACAAATGAAGTTAAGGTTTTGTGGACAAAAAGTAAGTGGACTAATTTAGACAAACTCCTAGAATTAAGGTGGCTAGTTTTGTGGAGCTCCTAGAATTAAGGTGCCTTGTTTTGTGGAGCTCCTAGAATTAAGGTAGCTAGTTTTATGGAAAATTTGTCTATATAGTAGCTAtcaatactccccctcaagttgacGCATGTAGATCCGTAATGCTCAACTTGCGtgcaaaatgatgaaaaagttccCGTCCTAaggctttggtgaagatatctgCAACTTGTTCAGTCGAGGAAGTGTGAACGGCTGTAAGAAGGCCCGTACGAATTTTATCACAAACAATATGACAGTCAATCTCAATGTGTTTGGTACGTTCATGGAACACGGGATTGTGCGCAATGTAGAGAACGAATTGGTTGTCACAATGTAAGGTGAAGGACTCGGGATGAGGAATGCCAAGATCAGTGAGAAGTTGCTTCAACCATGTGGTGACGGCCATAGCTCAACAATGTAAGGTGAAGGACTGTAGTCTGTTTCTTTGTACGCCATGAAATTGGACTGGTCCCTAACTGAATGAAGTATCCGGTGGTGGAGCGGCGGGTGGTGGGATAGCTGGCACAATCAGAATCAGTGTATGTTGTGACATGCATACTgctagaggaagagaagaagatgcCTTAGCTTGGGCAGCCTTTGATGTAGCGAAGAACACGAGTAGCGGTAGTCATGTGAGGAACCCGACGAGCATGCATGAACTGACTGAGAATGTTGACTGCATAGACGATATCAGGTCGGGTGATGGTCAAATAGATGAGTTGGCCAACTAAGCATCTGTAACTGCAGGAATCAGGGAGGAGATCGCCGTCTTCAGTGCCGAGTTTCAAGTGTTGTTCCATAGGAAAATGAGCAGTGCGGGCATCGAGTTGTGGTGGAGGTgacaaaagtaaataaaaaattatcggCCTGAGACTGATGGAAACCTGCATCCAGAAGCACAGatgttagtttaaaaaatcaGTTGTGGGAGGCTTGTTTGAGGCAATAGAGAGATTTTCTAAGCCGACAGGCACGGATCTCCCCCTTTATGCAATATCCGGAAGTAGTGTCATGTAGACTTATTCATCAAGGTCGTAGTATAACAAGGCATTGTTACATGGAAGAAAGGGTTTGTTTTAGGTGGTATATGCGGGCATTGTTGCCATGGCAGAATCGAAAAGAAAGATTGACCCAAACAGAACGTGGATCGGTATGATATTCGAGAGAATTGGCAATGGATGGGTTGATGGAGTTGATAATCCAGGTAAGGACCATGTCTTTGGTTTGGCTCCAATGTGGGTAGTTTGGTGAGTCGGGATCAGGGGGATGAGTGTACCATCGACAAAACTCAACTTATTTTTGGTGTTCAAACTCGAGTCATCGCTTTCTGCCATTTGGAAAAATTGTCTCCGGTGAGGAGACTAGTGACAAAAATTAGGCTAGGTGAATCTGATGGGTGAAGGAGATAGGGAGAAGGGACAGGTGGGTTGGAGGCGTTAGTTATTTGTGGCTGAGGTGGGTCGGAGGGTTTAGCCATTTGTGGCTGGGGCTGGGATCGGTTTAGTTTAATACCATGTTAAAAACTAAGAGAGAGTAATTTGTATGCAAAACCTTAACTTCATTTGtgtattatatttcaaatatatatacgtacaacTAAGTGTGAAGACATAGACAAAAAGTAAGTGGACTAATTTAGACAAACTCCTAGAATTAAGGGGGCTTGTTTTGTGGAGCTCCTAGAATTAAGATGGCTGGTTTTATGGAAAATTTGTCTATATGGTAGCTATCAATAGAGCTTAGAGAGTTGTCTATATGGTATCTTGTCTATGTGGTAGTTGTCCAGCCCATTGCAGCTGGACTATCGTCTTCTTCATCTGACAAATCCTTCCTCAGACACCCATGCAGACATGGGTGTCTGAGGAACCATGTATTGGCATTTATTGGCTTGTCTGAGATAGccaagaaaaatgcatttaGTAGCACGGTGGAAAAATTTGTTTCAGTGAGCACTAAGGGTTTGTGCATAGCAAAGACACATGAAGACACGAAGATGATCATAGCTGagtgttttattaaaaagaacttCAAAATGTGACTTATTCTGGAGTATGCGACTCGGGATATGATTAATGAGATATGCAGCGGTGAGGACACAATTGCCTCAAAATTTTAAAGGGAGATGTGCTTGGAAACGAAGACTATGGGCAACATTTAGAAGGTGCCTATGTTTACGCTCTGCAACTCCATTTTGTTATGGAGTTTCAACACAGGTACGTTCATGAATAACGCCATGATTCTGAAGATAAGTTAAAATTGGTGAGAAAGAAATTATTGACCATTATTAGTGCGAATAATTTTAACAGtagtttcaaattgattttggaCAAGggtaaaaaaatgcattaaatgagtataaacttcaaatttaaaacGCATTAGGTAGATCCAAGTAGTGCGtgaaaaattatcaacaatgGTGAGAAAATAGTGGGCCCCACTCAGAGAAGAAATATGGTAGCCAtcccaaatatcacaaaaaatgcgattaaaaggaaaattacttttattttcattaataaaaaaatgtaatttggTGTGCTTAGATCGAACACAAACATCAGAATCAAAGAGAATACATGGAGAATTAAAAAGACTGTGAATAATGAAACGGGAAGGATGGCCTAGACGTTGATGCCATAAGGTCTAATTGACAGTAGATTGGGTAGCTAAAGCAAGAGAAGGTTCAGGCCGGTACACATAGACCCCATTGCAGAGATGGGTGTCTGAGGAACCATGTATGGGGCTCCAGCCCCATACCGATCACTGGGTGGTGGACAGTGGCGCAAGACCCCCGTGCTACtaaatgcatttttcttggGTGTCAGACAATAGTCCAGGTATGGGGTTGGTGGCGGTATGGGGCTGGTGGCTTGTTTAAGGTTAGCTATATGGAGAATTCAAGGAGCTCCACAAAACAAGCCACCTTAATTCTAGGAGCTCCACAAAACAAGCCATCTTAATTCTAGGAATTTGTCTATATGGTAGTTGTCAATATGTTAAAAACTAAGAGAGAGTAATTTGTATGCAAAACCTTAACTTCATTTGTGTAtcatatttcaaatatatataccatataAACAATTTTTCCATAAAACCAGCCACCGTAATTCTAGGAGCTCCACAAAACAAGCCACCTTAGTTCTAGGAGCTCCACAAAATCAGGCACCTTAATGCTAGGAGTTTGTCTAAATTAGTCCACTTACTTTTTGTCCATGTCTTCACACTTAGATagttgtacatatatatatatatatatttaaaatatgatacacAAATGAAGTTAAGGTTTTGCATACAAATTACTCTATCTTAgtttttaacatggtatcagactAAACCGATCTCAACCCCAGCCGCAAATGGCTAAACCCTCCGACCCACCTCAGCCACAAATAGCTAACTCCTCCAACCCACCTGTCCCTTCCCTTTATCTCCTTCACCTAGCTTAATTTTTGTCACCGGTCTCCTCACCGGAGACAATTTTTCCAGATGGCAGAAAGCGATGACTCAAGCTTTGAACACCAAAAACAAGTTGAGTTTTGTCGATGGTACACTCACCCCCTGATCCCGACTCACCAAACTGCCCACACTGAAACCAAACCAAAGACATGTTCTTTACCTGAATTCTCAACTCTATTAGCCCATCCATCTCCAATTATCTCGAATATCATATCGATCCACGTTCCGTTTGGGTCGATCTTTCTTCTCAATTTTGCCATGGCAACAATGCCCACAAATACCACCTAAAACGAACAGTTTCTTCTCTACAACAATGCCTTCTTACACGGCGATCTTGATAAAGAAGTCTATATGACATCACCTCCTGGATATTGCATAAAGGGGGAGACCTGTGTCTGTAGGCTCAGAAAATCTCtctatggccttaaacaagccTCCTGCTactggttttttaaactaacaaCTGTGCTTCTGGATGCAAGTTTCCATCAGTCTCAGGCcgatcattatttatttacttttgtcACCTCCACCAGCATTATTCTTATTCTTgtttacgttgatgatataTTGGTTGCTGGTAACGATATCTCTCAGATCGAGTTTTTCAAATGACTCATTTCCACCCATTTCAAAACCAAAGATCTTGgtactttaaaatattttctcggACTTGAAGTTGCTCGCTCACACAAAGGAATCTTCCTCAATCAGTGCAAATATGGCCTTGATATTATTTCCGATAGTGGACAACTTGGTGCCCGCACTGCTCCTTTTCCTATGAAACAACACTTGAAACTCAGCACTGAAGACGACAATCTCCTCCCTGATTCCTGCACTTACAGACGTTTAGTTGGCCAACTCATCTATTTGACCATCACCTGACCTAATATCGTCTATGCAGTCAACATTTTCAGTCAGTTCATGCATGCTCCTTAGGTTCCTCACATGACTGCTGCTACTCGTGTTCTTCGCTACATCAAAGGCAGTTCAGGCCAAggcatcttcttcttttcctctaGCAGTATGCATGTCACAGCATGCactgattctgattgggccaGTTGTCCTACCACCAGTTACTTCATTCAGTTAGGGACTAGTCCAATCTCATGGCTTACAAAGAAACAGACTACAGTAGCAAAGTTTTCAGCTGAAGCAAAATATCGAGTAATGGCCGTCACCACCTATGAACTCACCTGGTTGAAGCAACTTCTTACTGATCTTGGCATTCCTCATCCCGAGTCCTTCACCTTAcattgtgacaatcaatctgCTCTGTACATTACGCACAATCCCGTGTTCCATGAACGTACCAAATACATCGAGATTGACTGTCACATTGTTCTTGATAAAATTTGCTTGGGCCTTCTTATAGTCGTTCACACTTCCTCGACTGAATAAGTTGcagatatcttcaccaaagcctTTGGACAgaaactttttcatcattttgcaCGCAAGTTGGACATTACGGATTTACATGTGCCAACTTAAGGGGGAGCATTGACAGCTACCATATAGACAAATTTTCCATAAAACCAGCCACCTTAATTCTTGGAGCTGTACAAAACAAGCCACCTTAATTTTAGGAGGTTGTCTAAATTAGTCTAACCTTAACTTCATTCGTGTAtcatatttcaaatatatatatgtacaactAACTAAGTGTGAAGACATGGACAAAAAGTAAGTAGACTAATTTAGACAAACTACTAGAATTAAGGTTGCttgttttgtggaaaatttATCACATTGTGTCTCAAAGTTTGCTTCTTTACTCGACTCTGCACCTTGACGTGTGCATCATACTTTTCAAGGGCTTGACTGTAATAGAACATGGGTTTGACTACAATGAGTAGCGTGTCAACTCAGCAAACTGAAGGCAAGGAATCTTCTTAATAGATACTGTGTACATGCACAGGTTGTAGTATTATTATCAAGATTTAGATCCTCTAGAGTTTATGTCCAAACTCTAGAGTTTAGAGTGGAAGAGAGATAGACATATAAAATAGGTCCAACACTACTTATAGCTACCCGAGTGAATTCCTCAAGTAGCATTAAATGCTCAATAAATGTTGTGGGACCTACTTTATGTATTTATCTCTTTCCTACTCTTAAGTCCTAGAGTTTGGGCAAGAATGCTCTAGGGGATCTAAATCCATGTTATGAAACCCGTGGCCATATGCAACATGCATTGCAGGTGGTTTCCTATCAAACTAATAATTGCCAATTCTTCCAAAGTTTAAGAGGGATGTTTTCATGCATTTCATCAATTACATGTATTAACCATTGTTCATTCTACTAAGATACTGTTCAACTGTCTGCTAATAAAGTATGAATTAGTGGATTCTGGGCTTACAGATGGGATAAGCCGGTACTTCTTGTTTGGGGGATATCAGACAAGTATTTGCCTCAATCTCTGGCCGAAGAGTTTCAGAAAGGAAATCCCAATACCATCAAGCTGAAGTTAATAGAAGGTGCTGGTCATATGCCACAGGAGGATTGGTGAGTCACTTTGGTACAGCATTCATGTGCAGTTCAACTTCTTTTTCGAAAAGTTGACCTTTATCTTATTTTGACAGGCCCGAGAAAGTTACCGATGCTctgaaagtatttttttgaatCCAGCGCATGGATCAAAACTATAACCCAAAGAATAGCCTCTAGAAAGTGTTAATATCCAAATGTACTGCCACTTGTTTGAAGGTAAGACAGCCTTCTCCCCTGTAAAAATGTCTCGCCCTAAAGTGTCCTTcctctatcattttttatttccttctaaATGAAAACGATGTTGTAGACAAATCAATTTTGTCAACAAGATAATTCTCAAATTAAAGAGCCCAAAAGGCTCCAAGTTTCATTTCAATAGAGTAAAGCTCAATAGACCAACCGAAGCAAAAATGGCCTGAAGTCTATGGTCAGCTTCCATCTGCCGATCCGTCGGTTTAAACAAGGAGTTTCAATTGACCATCATTTGATCTTGTTATAAATTACCATTTTGTAAAGGAAATCCCAATACCATCTTGTCTGGGGGATATCAGACAAGTATTTGAGGTGCGTTACGGTagttttaaaggtaatttgttgaAGTTGTCTTCAGAGATCAAACATTTctccaattatttatttttaatcctCATACTTGAAGTTCGCATTTTGAGCTTTTTAAcgcaaatattattatttatgaaaaagtaCTATAAAATGGGAAAGGCAGTAAGAGTTGATGAATTTCCCAGAATGAATGTATTGTGCAATTTCTGCAGTTGAACTCAAAACCAAGATGAAATTTTTGCAGTCTGATTAAACTGGCCCATTCTTGTGAAAGACGGAGCAATATCTTAGGTACAATGGTGTGCAGTAATGCCATACTTTCATATAACATATAGAAGTGAGTGAATACATAACGGAAGATGATCAGAAAGAAAGCCACATAATCACGTGTGTCCAAATTTCATGACAAAAAGGATCCAGTACTAACAATTGCTACAGACACAGAATGTAATGGTCATCCCAATCTTTCCAAAACAGGTAACAAGATGACATCCTTCTACATATCTATAGATATACCTACTTCGCTTTCTTCTCTGCCTTGTTACTTTTTTGACGGGTGGTTACCGCCTTTTTCTTGGATGTCTTCTCTGTCTTAGCTCGTTTATTAGTGGTTGCCTTTTCCATATTCTTCCTTTGAACTTCAGCATCGACACTATCATCGGCGGCAgcagcaccaccaccaccaccatcagcATTATTATCATCACTCTCGTTGTCATCATTGTCATTAGGTTTTGTCTTGACTGTAGGCTTTTTACCTCGACCTCTAGGCTTTGGTCCTTTCTTCAGTTTCTCACTtccaataatttctttttcatctgCTGGTTCATCAATATTGTTGTCGTCACCATTTCCACCACCTTTTCTCTTAGTAGTTCGCTTTTTTGGTTCACCCAAGGCTTTTGCAGCTTGGTTTCCAATTAGCTTTTGCAACTCTGGTACATAGGCTGTTGTCTACGACCAAAACCATGCTCAACATATgaattccaaataaaaaacagtAACCATAAAGGGGTCCTGTTTGAGAAAGACATACCCTGCCTCCAGCattgataaaatcaattttcttcCTTGTCATAACACagaatttcataattatttgcAACTCAATTCGTATAAGAAATCCAGCCACACAAATAATTTATATGCAATTTTGTTTAGGAAAATAAATGTagtaaagaaaatgaattgatatttttttttttaacatgaatTGATAATAATTTGGGTCCTTCGAATCTGGCGCTGGTCTCAAGACATCATCGAATTGGCTAGAAATCCCCAAGAGGCATATGAGATCTAATAGTAATAAAACCTTGACAACCACTGGCTTGAAATGGATACGCTATTGCCATGGCTTTGAAGCAGAAATGATCGTGAAGacgcaaaaagaaaaattagatttataaTCTTGCAGTATTAAATAGCAAAATAATCAAGTGACATCAATGAAAAACTATCAGGACCatgtgaaagagagagaaaaaccaAGACTATAATCTCGCAGTATCAAAGAGCAAAGTAAGTAACATCATTGAAAACCTATCATGACCATTTGAAAGAATATTTCAGCATGTGCTACAAGGCGCTAGCTTGAGTTTCTATGGTGTGATCATATACTTTCATCATGAGATGAATGACAAGTTCACATGATTAAGATAGCAGTCAATGATCGTTGTTTGGAGAtaaccatataaaaaatattatccagGTATCCAAAAAAATTACTGTAGATCATATAAGATTTCACATAAGACAGGGCCAAACCATCAACAGAAGCCTTAGATTTCTTTTCGCGGGAATGAAATATCCAGTTTTTAGGAAACTGACTACTATCTGCTCCAACTTGAATTGCTTTCTCAATGACCTgtaaaattaattcttttgtcAAAATGATCACCTATAAAAGAAGTATCTTACCATTAACTTTTCCAGGCCTTCTGCCCCATCGAAAATGAAATAACCACTCAAGAGGAAAGTGACTGCATTCAGCATCAACTCTAACGGCATATTGAATAACCTACATGTATTGTCCTCTATGTATTCCATGAAGAATGTATGTTCCACATTTTGAAATAGCCAAAATTTAAACGAAATACTCTGAAACCAGGTACTATCTCCCACCTCATTTATGCACTTGTGTAAAGTAGCACAGTTTTCTTTGGACAGGCTGGCAGCAATTTGCAGTGGATGGATTCTTGCCTGTGAGGaaataaattagtaattaaatCCCTAAATTGAATTGtagaaaaaattttgtgaagaaGCAACCAAAATTTTATTAGTCTCAAAACTTCACCATATATCCTTAGGTTTCcaagaacagaaaagaaaaaatagtagcGTTAAAACCTAAGTGATTTTCCCCATAGGAGTACAAACTTTTTTTGATCAGGAGTACAAACTTACTCTCAAGTTGGCGATCAGAGAACAGGTTGATATTTATTATGTCAAAACATATTCATCTCTAAGGAGTCAAACTACATACATCGAACTGAAGAAAACATACACAGAAACATCAGTTTTTTTCCGCACAGgaaacatcaaactcaaaagCATAAATGGTCACAATGATATCCAAACTAAATCTACATATTTGAAGCAAAATCCTTTgttgaaaataaaacttaagtGATGTCAGATATAAAGGATGTACTGACTTGGTATAGCACTTCATCTGCAATCCAATTGCCAATACCTGCCATGTAACTCTGCAAACatttagaaaagaagaaaaaaattacagaaagaaataataaccattgaaaacataaaatacttGCACAGAACTGATAACTCTTGAAAACCGCTATGGTTCTAAACAAACAACTATCAAGGGTTAGAATCCTCCTGTCCTCTTTTTGCTCagcaaatagatattttttattggttttgtcAGACTCAACAACTTAAAAAGGAATTGCTCGGCTATGACAAAACTAATTTTCAAAAAGCAAACTGGTCTGAAAGCATTAAAACGTAAACCAACAAAGAACCATTTTATAGCTGCTTCCCTATCTTGGGCTAAGGACAAGGAACAAAGGATTTACACTCTCTTTcaccacttattttttt
Above is a genomic segment from Juglans microcarpa x Juglans regia isolate MS1-56 chromosome 1D, Jm3101_v1.0, whole genome shotgun sequence containing:
- the LOC121259859 gene encoding formamidopyrimidine-DNA glycosylase isoform X2, which produces MPELPEVEAARRAVEENCLGKKIKKAVIANDPKVVDGVTPSDFEAALLGKTVIAAHRKGKNLWLQLDSPPFPSFQFGMAGAIYIKGVAVTTYKRSAVKDTDEWPSKYSKFFVELDDGLELSFTDKRRFAKVRFLPDPAAVPPISELGPDALLEPMTIDEFIDSLSKKKIAIKALLLDQSYMAGIGNWIADEVLYQARIHPLQIAASLSKENCATLHKCINEVIQYAVRVDAECSHFPLEWLFHFRWGRRPGKVNGKKIDFINAGGRTTAYVPELQKLIGNQAAKALGEPKKRTTKRKGGGNGDDNNIDEPADEKEIIGSEKLKKGPKPRGRGKKPTVKTKPNDNDDNESDDNNADGGGGGAAAADDSVDAEVQRKNMEKATTNKRAKTEKTSKKKAVTTRQKSNKAEKKAK
- the LOC121259859 gene encoding formamidopyrimidine-DNA glycosylase isoform X1 translates to MPELPEVEAARRAVEENCLGKKIKKAVIANDPKVVDGVTPSDFEAALLGKTVIAAHRKGKNLWLQLDSPPFPSFQFGMAGAIYIKGVAVTTYKRSAVKDTDEWPSKYSKFFVELDDGLELSFTDKRRFAKVRFLPDPAAVPPISELGPDALLEPMTIDEFIDSLSKKKIAIKALLLDQSYMAGIGNWIADEVLYQARIHPLQIAASLSKENCATLHKCINEVIEKAIQVGADSSQFPKNWIFHSREKKSKASVDGKKIDFINAGGRTTAYVPELQKLIGNQAAKALGEPKKRTTKRKGGGNGDDNNIDEPADEKEIIGSEKLKKGPKPRGRGKKPTVKTKPNDNDDNESDDNNADGGGGGAAAADDSVDAEVQRKNMEKATTNKRAKTEKTSKKKAVTTRQKSNKAEKKAK